A stretch of Halomonas elongata DSM 2581 DNA encodes these proteins:
- a CDS encoding sensor histidine kinase: MKRVLPAWARSVRVRLLVIALLPMLVLLPLLLGMTVLRWSGKVDDLLTVKVNGDLTIAHQYMARLRENSGDRIEALGASVAFAEGMARPETGSASDFLERRRRALGFDFLYVTTRDGRIIPSDTPSGTDFAAQDWPVVRAALEGTTRSAVDIFDHEQLTALAPSLAERARVPIVPTRAAVPTSRSVVENGMVLHAAAPVRLPDGRRAALVGGRLLNRNLDFIDTINDLVYRDRSLPEGSQGTATLFLDDVRVSTNVRLFEGARALGTRVSAEVRSQVLERGEVWLDRAFVVNDWYISAYEPIVDSHGERVGMLYVGFLEAPFRQARISSIILIAVIFLAITAISVPIFLRWARRIFRPLERMNDTIGRVESGDLGARIGTGGGRGEISRVARHLDDLLDQVQERDRRLRDWAGELNDKVEERTRDLQEANRRLERTTEQLVMSEKLAAVGEITAGVAHEINNPVAVIQGNLDVARQSLGSRVDEVATEFDLIDDQVHRISAIISKLLQFARPGEFSGSANRLVPAEVIDDCLVLTRHLSSKAGVTVERDDRSMASILVERTELQQVIINLVVNAIHAMPEGGTLTLETEDRDVEGVPGVAIIVTDTGRGMMPEVLKRIFDPFFTTKRSQGTGLGLSISQTLMGRAGGWIEAASEEGAGSRFTVWIPAFQ; this comes from the coding sequence ATGAAGCGGGTGCTGCCTGCCTGGGCGCGGTCGGTGCGCGTGCGCCTGCTGGTCATCGCCTTGCTGCCGATGCTGGTGTTGCTGCCGTTGCTGCTGGGCATGACCGTGCTGCGCTGGTCCGGCAAGGTGGATGACCTGCTGACGGTCAAGGTCAACGGCGATCTGACCATTGCCCATCAGTACATGGCTCGGCTCCGCGAGAATTCGGGGGACCGCATCGAGGCCTTGGGCGCGTCCGTCGCCTTTGCCGAGGGAATGGCTCGGCCGGAAACCGGTTCGGCCTCGGATTTTCTCGAGCGGCGTCGCCGTGCTCTGGGCTTCGATTTCCTTTACGTGACGACCCGCGATGGGCGCATCATTCCTTCCGATACGCCGTCCGGGACGGATTTTGCGGCCCAGGACTGGCCGGTGGTGCGGGCGGCGCTCGAGGGCACCACGCGCAGTGCGGTCGATATCTTCGATCATGAGCAATTGACGGCCCTGGCACCATCGCTGGCCGAACGGGCGCGGGTGCCGATCGTGCCGACGCGTGCGGCGGTGCCCACTTCCCGCAGCGTGGTCGAGAACGGCATGGTACTGCATGCGGCGGCGCCGGTCCGGTTGCCGGACGGTCGGCGCGCGGCGCTGGTCGGGGGGCGCTTGCTCAACCGCAACCTCGATTTCATCGATACCATCAACGACCTGGTCTATCGCGATCGTAGCCTGCCCGAGGGCAGTCAGGGCACGGCCACCCTGTTCCTCGATGATGTCCGTGTGTCGACCAATGTACGACTCTTCGAGGGCGCGCGGGCGCTCGGCACCCGGGTCTCGGCCGAAGTCCGGTCGCAGGTGCTGGAGCGGGGCGAGGTCTGGCTCGATCGTGCCTTCGTGGTCAACGACTGGTACATCTCCGCCTATGAACCCATCGTCGACAGCCATGGCGAGCGGGTCGGGATGCTCTATGTCGGCTTCCTCGAGGCACCGTTCCGCCAGGCGCGAATCTCCAGCATCATTCTCATCGCGGTGATCTTCCTGGCGATCACCGCGATCTCCGTGCCGATCTTCCTGCGTTGGGCGCGGCGCATCTTTCGCCCGCTGGAACGCATGAACGACACCATCGGGCGCGTCGAGTCGGGCGATCTGGGCGCGCGCATCGGAACGGGAGGCGGCCGTGGCGAGATCAGCCGGGTGGCCCGTCATCTCGATGATCTGCTCGATCAGGTCCAGGAGCGGGATCGTCGGCTGCGTGACTGGGCGGGCGAACTGAATGACAAGGTCGAGGAGCGTACCCGTGATCTCCAGGAGGCCAACCGGCGCCTGGAGCGCACCACCGAGCAGTTGGTGATGTCGGAGAAACTGGCGGCGGTCGGCGAAATCACCGCCGGCGTTGCCCACGAGATCAACAATCCCGTGGCGGTCATCCAGGGCAATCTGGATGTGGCCCGCCAGAGCCTCGGTTCGCGGGTCGATGAGGTCGCCACCGAGTTCGATCTGATCGATGACCAGGTGCATCGCATCTCGGCGATCATCTCCAAGCTGCTGCAATTCGCGCGCCCCGGCGAGTTCTCGGGCTCGGCCAATCGCCTGGTGCCTGCCGAGGTGATCGACGACTGCCTGGTGCTGACCCGCCACCTGTCGAGCAAGGCCGGTGTCACCGTCGAACGGGATGATCGGAGCATGGCCAGCATCCTGGTGGAGCGAACCGAGTTGCAGCAGGTCATCATCAACCTGGTGGTGAATGCGATCCACGCCATGCCCGAAGGCGGCACCCTGACCCTGGAGACCGAGGATCGCGATGTCGAGGGCGTGCCGGGGGTGGCGATCATCGTGACGGATACCGGGCGTGGAATGATGCCCGAAGTGCTCAAGCGCATCTTCGATCCCTTCTTTACCACCAAGCGTTCTCAGGGCACGGGGCTCGGTCTGTCGATCAGTCAGACGCTCATGGGCCGTGCCGGGGGCTGGATCGAGGCGGCCAGCGAGGAGGGGGCCGGCAGCCGATTCACCGTCTGGATACCGGCTTTCCAGTGA
- a CDS encoding OFA family MFS transporter gives MSNANSRGMFSFLMKEHIVAKPGFNRWLVPLASIAIHLCIGSVYAWSVFNPALTQQFGVVAPAAGDWDLSSVVWIFSVAIFTLGLAAAFGGKWLEEVGPRMVGVVSAFCWGGGFLVGSLGIVSHQLWLIYLGYGVIGGCGLGLAYVSPVSTLIRWFPDRRGMATGMAIMGFGGGAMIGAPLIGYLLNTFAEAPTYLGSADAMNLVTEAGRRFAETANGQVEVVVASAAQAAELPGGGEAGVYAVGTGDTGAAATFVTLGVVYFVIMMVASFSYRVPPADWKPEGWTPPEERDDKAMITRNHVHINQALKTRQFWQMWIMLCFNVTAGIGVIGVAKTMMTEIFGSTMPGIVTAAFASTYVLMISVFNMVGRFFWASTSDYIGRKNTYHCFFVLGTLLYMSIPFLASAVSSNPSVIYLAGFYAATMVIFTMYGGGFATIPAYLADVFGTLHVGGIHGRILTAWSTAGVLGPFAITFLRDMSRHNAITELVAKIDPAVFREAFGAPVAQLDALVEANTVTIARLMEIVPPGTVDPTSSLYNTTMYAMAALLVIAFFANLFIRPVGERHHVENTHPEAAPAK, from the coding sequence ATGAGCAACGCCAACTCTCGCGGCATGTTCTCTTTCCTGATGAAAGAGCACATCGTCGCCAAACCCGGTTTCAATCGCTGGCTGGTGCCCTTGGCATCGATTGCGATCCATCTTTGCATCGGCTCGGTGTACGCCTGGTCCGTCTTCAATCCGGCCCTGACCCAGCAGTTCGGGGTGGTGGCGCCGGCCGCCGGTGACTGGGATCTGTCATCCGTCGTCTGGATCTTTTCCGTGGCCATCTTCACCCTCGGTCTCGCCGCGGCGTTCGGCGGCAAGTGGCTCGAGGAAGTCGGGCCGCGCATGGTCGGCGTGGTCTCCGCCTTCTGCTGGGGTGGCGGTTTCCTGGTCGGCTCGCTGGGCATCGTCAGCCATCAGTTGTGGCTGATCTATCTCGGCTATGGGGTCATCGGCGGCTGTGGGCTGGGGCTGGCCTACGTCTCGCCCGTCTCGACCCTGATCCGCTGGTTTCCCGATCGTCGGGGCATGGCGACCGGCATGGCGATCATGGGCTTCGGGGGCGGCGCGATGATCGGTGCGCCGCTGATCGGCTATCTGTTGAACACCTTCGCCGAGGCACCGACCTATCTCGGCAGCGCGGATGCGATGAACCTGGTGACCGAGGCAGGGCGCCGTTTCGCCGAGACGGCCAACGGTCAGGTCGAGGTCGTCGTGGCTTCGGCTGCTCAGGCCGCGGAACTGCCGGGCGGCGGCGAAGCCGGTGTCTACGCGGTGGGCACGGGGGACACCGGGGCCGCCGCGACCTTCGTGACCCTCGGGGTCGTCTACTTCGTCATCATGATGGTTGCCTCCTTCAGCTATCGGGTGCCGCCGGCCGACTGGAAGCCGGAAGGCTGGACGCCGCCCGAGGAGCGCGATGACAAGGCGATGATCACCCGCAATCACGTGCACATCAATCAAGCGCTCAAGACACGGCAGTTCTGGCAGATGTGGATCATGCTGTGCTTCAACGTGACCGCGGGCATCGGTGTCATCGGCGTGGCCAAGACCATGATGACCGAGATATTCGGTTCCACGATGCCGGGCATCGTCACCGCGGCCTTCGCTTCGACCTATGTGTTGATGATATCGGTCTTCAACATGGTGGGGCGCTTCTTCTGGGCTTCGACATCGGACTACATCGGCCGCAAGAACACCTACCATTGCTTCTTCGTGCTGGGCACCCTGCTCTATATGTCGATCCCCTTCCTGGCATCGGCCGTCAGCAGCAATCCGAGCGTCATCTACCTGGCGGGCTTCTATGCGGCGACCATGGTGATCTTCACCATGTACGGGGGCGGCTTCGCGACCATTCCGGCCTATCTGGCCGATGTCTTCGGCACCCTGCATGTCGGCGGCATTCACGGGCGCATTCTCACGGCCTGGTCGACCGCCGGTGTGCTGGGGCCCTTCGCCATCACCTTCCTGCGTGACATGTCGCGTCACAATGCCATCACCGAGCTGGTCGCCAAGATTGATCCAGCGGTGTTCCGCGAGGCATTCGGGGCGCCGGTGGCACAGCTGGATGCGCTGGTCGAGGCGAATACGGTCACCATCGCGCGGTTGATGGAGATCGTGCCGCCCGGGACGGTGGATCCGACGTCCAGCCTCTACAACACCACCATGTATGCCATGGCGGCACTGCTGGTGATCGCCTTCTTCGCCAATCTGTTCATCCGTCCGGTGGGTGAGCGGCATCATGTGGAGAACACGCACCCCGAGGCGGCGCCGGCGAAATAA
- a CDS encoding uracil-xanthine permease family protein, whose amino-acid sequence MSTPDAATEANRPKVRSTHDVNAMPPLSRAIPLGIQHVLAMFVSNVTVPIIIAGAADLSEAQTTLMIQAAMFVAGVATLVQSLGLGPIGARLPIVMGTSFGFVPVLIPIAVGMGVPAALGAALCGGVAMALVGLFLPWVRFLFPPVVTGTFVIMIGTLLMPVGFAYAAGGFGAEDFGAAHNLILAALVLVIILGLHQFGRGIWSETAPLIGLVIGFIIAAAMGYVDFGSVAQADWFSLPVPFAIGVEFHLAAIVPVVLLAVVTCAESIGDIVGTTSGGMDREPTKKELSGGVMADGLASVFAAIFNAYPQISFSQNVGIVALTGVVSRYVVAIGGGFLMLAGLLPKLGGLVSGIPNAVLGGTVLIMFGMIASAGIKMLSHIDFNKRNMVIIGVSLSAAIGLPAQEGIYVDFSENVKAIIESGLIPGALCAIVLNLVLPRQDRVFRDDV is encoded by the coding sequence ATGTCGACACCCGATGCCGCCACCGAGGCCAACCGGCCGAAGGTACGCAGCACCCACGACGTCAATGCCATGCCGCCACTGTCGCGGGCCATTCCACTGGGTATCCAGCACGTGCTGGCGATGTTCGTCAGTAACGTCACCGTGCCCATCATCATCGCCGGCGCCGCCGATCTCTCGGAGGCCCAGACCACCCTGATGATCCAGGCGGCGATGTTCGTGGCCGGGGTCGCCACCCTGGTGCAGTCGCTGGGCCTGGGCCCCATCGGCGCCCGGCTGCCCATCGTGATGGGTACCAGCTTCGGCTTCGTGCCGGTACTGATCCCCATCGCCGTGGGCATGGGCGTGCCTGCGGCCCTCGGCGCGGCCTTGTGCGGCGGGGTCGCCATGGCCCTGGTGGGCCTGTTCCTGCCCTGGGTGCGCTTCCTGTTCCCGCCGGTGGTGACCGGCACCTTCGTGATCATGATCGGTACCCTGCTGATGCCGGTCGGTTTCGCCTATGCCGCCGGCGGCTTCGGCGCCGAGGACTTCGGGGCCGCCCACAACCTGATCCTGGCCGCCCTGGTGCTGGTGATCATCCTCGGGCTGCACCAGTTCGGCCGCGGCATCTGGTCCGAGACGGCGCCACTGATCGGGCTGGTCATCGGCTTTATCATCGCGGCAGCCATGGGCTACGTGGACTTCGGCTCGGTCGCCCAGGCGGACTGGTTCTCGCTGCCGGTGCCCTTCGCCATCGGCGTCGAATTCCACCTGGCCGCCATCGTGCCGGTGGTCTTGCTGGCGGTGGTCACCTGCGCCGAATCGATCGGCGACATCGTCGGCACCACCTCGGGTGGCATGGACCGCGAGCCCACCAAGAAAGAACTCTCCGGCGGTGTGATGGCCGATGGCCTGGCCAGCGTCTTCGCCGCCATCTTCAACGCCTATCCGCAGATCAGCTTCAGCCAGAACGTCGGTATCGTCGCCCTGACCGGGGTCGTCAGCCGTTACGTGGTGGCCATCGGCGGTGGTTTCCTGATGCTGGCCGGGCTGCTGCCCAAGCTGGGCGGACTGGTCTCGGGCATTCCGAACGCCGTGCTGGGCGGCACGGTACTGATCATGTTCGGCATGATCGCCAGCGCCGGCATCAAGATGCTTTCCCACATCGACTTCAACAAGCGCAACATGGTGATCATCGGGGTCTCGCTGTCGGCGGCCATCGGCCTGCCGGCCCAGGAGGGCATCTACGTCGACTTCAGCGAGAACGTCAAGGCGATCATCGAGTCCGGCCTGATCCCCGGCGCGCTGTGCGCCATCGTACTCAATCTCGTGCTGCCGCGTCAGGATCGCGTCTTCCGCGACGACGTCTGA
- a CDS encoding 8-oxoguanine deaminase, whose product MTSNEQTLWIKHPLACSETDAAGGVVVQGSRIIEAIPAGANPQSRVDATFDASRHVLLPGLVNTHHHFYQTLTRAYSPALNKELFPWLTTLYDVWANLDEAQMALASELAMVELLMSGCTTVADHHYVFSGALTRAIDIQVETARRLGVRAALTRGSMSVGRDDGGLPPQSVVQDEATILDESARLIDAYHERGDGAMVTLALAPCSPFSVSRELMQESARLAETRDVRLHTHLAETEDETAYCQRLFGMRPLDYLEATGWLGDRTWLAHGIHFNDDEVARLGAAGTGIAHCPSSNMVLGSGMCRTLDLEAAGCPVGLAVDGSASNDHSNLAEEMRQALLLGRLRYSPSQVTHDDVIRWATRGSAACLGRTDIGGLAPGQQADLALFSLDEARFSGADHPIAALLLCGAHRADRVMVAGQWRVTEGRPVDVDLDALLARHDEAAAALRRAL is encoded by the coding sequence ATGACCTCGAACGAACAGACTCTGTGGATCAAGCATCCACTCGCTTGCAGTGAAACGGACGCCGCCGGCGGCGTGGTCGTCCAGGGCTCGCGTATCATCGAAGCGATACCCGCGGGAGCTAATCCCCAGAGCCGGGTCGATGCCACCTTCGATGCCTCTCGCCATGTCCTGTTGCCGGGGCTGGTCAACACCCATCATCACTTCTACCAGACCCTGACCCGGGCCTATTCTCCGGCCCTGAACAAGGAACTCTTTCCCTGGCTGACCACCCTCTACGACGTCTGGGCCAATCTCGACGAAGCGCAGATGGCCCTGGCCAGCGAGCTGGCCATGGTCGAGCTGCTGATGTCGGGCTGCACCACGGTGGCCGATCACCACTACGTGTTCTCCGGCGCCCTGACCCGTGCCATCGACATCCAGGTGGAAACCGCCCGCCGCCTCGGCGTGCGCGCCGCCCTGACCCGCGGTTCGATGAGCGTCGGTCGCGACGATGGCGGCCTGCCGCCCCAGTCGGTGGTGCAGGATGAAGCCACCATCCTCGACGAGAGCGCCCGCCTGATCGACGCCTACCACGAGCGCGGCGACGGCGCCATGGTCACCCTGGCGCTGGCCCCCTGCTCGCCCTTCTCGGTCAGTCGCGAACTGATGCAGGAGAGCGCACGCCTGGCCGAGACGCGAGACGTGCGCCTGCATACCCACCTGGCCGAAACCGAGGACGAGACGGCTTACTGCCAGCGCCTGTTCGGCATGCGCCCGCTGGACTACCTGGAGGCGACCGGCTGGCTCGGCGACCGTACCTGGCTGGCCCACGGCATCCACTTCAATGACGATGAAGTGGCACGCCTCGGTGCCGCCGGCACCGGCATCGCCCACTGCCCTTCGTCGAACATGGTGCTCGGCTCCGGCATGTGCCGCACCCTGGACCTGGAAGCCGCCGGTTGCCCGGTGGGCCTGGCCGTGGATGGCTCCGCCTCCAACGACCATTCCAATCTCGCCGAAGAGATGCGCCAGGCACTGCTGCTCGGACGCCTGCGCTATTCCCCCAGCCAGGTCACCCACGACGACGTGATCCGCTGGGCGACCCGCGGCTCTGCCGCCTGTCTGGGGCGCACCGATATCGGCGGGCTGGCACCCGGCCAACAGGCCGACCTGGCGCTGTTCAGCCTGGACGAGGCGCGCTTTTCCGGCGCCGATCATCCCATCGCCGCCCTGCTGCTGTGCGGTGCCCATCGCGCGGACCGCGTGATGGTCGCCGGGCAATGGCGGGTGACCGAGGGCCGGCCGGTGGACGTCGACCTCGACGCCCTGCTGGCCCGGCATGACGAAGCCGCCGCCGCATTGAGACGAGCGCTCTGA
- a CDS encoding Csu type fimbrial protein yields MARKGQGRNVMSRWQCVLLFKRGVLIPSLIPSLLAGSAFAQSVTGTVDVSIELAAACEVNGSTATSGVDFGSLEFGSHTTLFSEADSEVLNGGDAIEVLCSPGVTPSFQITGGANDVESGAQNHAMANGSGSFVPYSIYTDAARTSALESGTPYDLSGTADGITPQTLSLYGRAYGQPGLAAGSYSDTLNVELSF; encoded by the coding sequence ATGGCGCGCAAGGGACAAGGGAGAAATGTCATGTCGAGATGGCAATGCGTCCTGCTGTTCAAGAGGGGTGTTCTCATTCCATCTCTCATTCCATCCTTGTTGGCCGGCTCGGCGTTTGCCCAGAGCGTTACCGGTACCGTTGATGTCTCGATCGAATTGGCGGCAGCCTGTGAGGTCAATGGTTCGACGGCCACCAGCGGCGTGGATTTCGGGAGTCTGGAGTTTGGCAGCCATACTACGCTGTTCTCTGAAGCGGACTCCGAGGTGCTCAATGGCGGCGACGCGATCGAGGTACTATGCTCGCCCGGGGTCACGCCCTCCTTCCAGATCACCGGCGGGGCAAACGATGTCGAAAGCGGTGCACAGAACCATGCCATGGCCAATGGCAGTGGCAGCTTCGTGCCCTACTCGATCTACACCGATGCCGCGCGAACCAGCGCCCTCGAGTCCGGCACGCCATATGATCTGTCCGGCACGGCCGATGGCATAACGCCCCAGACCTTGTCGCTGTATGGCCGGGCCTATGGTCAGCCAGGGCTGGCGGCAGGTAGCTATAGCGATACCTTGAACGTCGAACTGTCATTTTGA
- a CDS encoding Csu type fimbrial protein codes for MAALLVSLTPVQEGVAQTAPQTSFQVAATISEGCLVDSEIPGDGASLGSLGSLDFGTASSLSQQTRTSMLVDTAGVTLSCTPGIALIMRIDGGLHASGGVRHMESDAGAGLAYALFADASYQQAIGIDASIAVDTLSDPNNISLPIYGRLTLPGARPSGVYTDRLAVTLEW; via the coding sequence GTGGCGGCGCTGTTGGTGAGCTTGACGCCGGTACAGGAGGGGGTGGCGCAGACCGCGCCCCAGACCAGCTTTCAGGTTGCCGCCACCATCAGCGAGGGTTGTCTGGTCGACAGCGAGATCCCCGGGGATGGTGCATCGCTGGGAAGTCTGGGGTCGCTGGATTTCGGCACGGCCTCTTCACTATCGCAACAAACCCGTACGTCGATGTTGGTCGATACCGCTGGTGTGACCCTGAGTTGCACGCCGGGGATCGCGCTGATCATGCGAATTGACGGCGGGCTTCATGCCAGTGGTGGCGTGCGCCACATGGAGAGCGATGCTGGTGCGGGCCTGGCCTATGCCCTGTTCGCTGATGCCAGCTACCAGCAGGCCATTGGCATCGACGCCTCGATCGCCGTCGACACACTTTCCGACCCGAACAATATTTCCCTGCCGATATATGGGCGGCTGACATTGCCCGGCGCTCGGCCGTCGGGTGTTTACACGGATCGTTTAGCCGTGACACTGGAGTGGTAA
- a CDS encoding fimbrial biogenesis chaperone has protein sequence MTMRRRSLALKGLLMAGLLVMALPASAGALLIWPIHPVIENGRSATALWLENRGSEPTLIQLRIFEWQQREGKDQYQSQDDLVGSPPMMEIAPGQQQLVRLIRRTPPPPSGEEQAWRVILDEVPTSSASDGPAGQTRAGVELQMRYSLPLFDYGEGAAPEDGAEASEVASMLGWRIIRENGRRYLEVRNRGERHARLTEVVFGQGATVTKGLLGYVLADSYRRWPLEETTPGDTLFARVNGGETVRLARWSPAP, from the coding sequence ATGACAATGAGACGGCGGAGTCTCGCGCTGAAAGGCTTGCTGATGGCCGGCCTTCTGGTGATGGCCTTGCCGGCCAGCGCTGGTGCCTTGCTGATCTGGCCGATTCATCCGGTCATCGAGAACGGACGGTCGGCGACGGCGTTGTGGCTGGAGAACCGTGGCAGCGAGCCGACACTGATTCAGCTACGCATCTTTGAGTGGCAGCAGCGGGAGGGGAAGGACCAGTACCAGAGTCAGGACGACCTCGTCGGCAGTCCCCCGATGATGGAGATAGCTCCAGGACAGCAGCAACTCGTGCGCCTGATCCGTCGAACGCCTCCACCGCCCTCGGGGGAAGAGCAGGCCTGGCGTGTCATTCTGGACGAGGTTCCGACCTCCTCCGCATCCGACGGGCCGGCTGGTCAGACCCGAGCCGGTGTCGAACTGCAGATGCGCTACTCCTTGCCGTTGTTCGATTATGGAGAGGGTGCCGCACCCGAGGATGGCGCGGAGGCCAGTGAGGTCGCGAGCATGCTCGGCTGGCGCATCATTCGCGAGAACGGCCGACGCTATCTGGAGGTGCGCAATCGTGGCGAGCGACATGCGCGCCTCACCGAGGTGGTGTTTGGTCAGGGAGCCACTGTCACCAAGGGGTTGCTGGGGTACGTGCTCGCCGACAGCTACCGTCGCTGGCCACTCGAAGAGACGACTCCAGGCGATACCCTGTTCGCCCGCGTCAATGGTGGGGAGACAGTGCGCCTCGCGAGATGGTCTCCGGCACCTTGA
- a CDS encoding fimbria/pilus outer membrane usher protein: MSPHAVGQDLPPPPVADAAQEREALLHLELVLNQRPTGRVVSVTRRGGHLLVTPEAFGAIRLPERLASMEHLDLTYLEEVEAHYDAPRQRLEVTVPTAWLPRQQLGGRQAGASSEALSSPGALVNYDLHVSKARQGTTRASLWHEARLFGLGGSWRSSGAWREALESMPDGSSDESAYVRYDTTWRHDDQQRLLSYEAGDVVTRPLSWTRAVRLGGVQVSRDFAIRPDLITYPLPSFSGDAEVPTTLDLFVNGNRVERRDIEPGPFTLSDVPSISGAGEATLVTEDIQGRREVRTLPFYVTNELLRPGLASFSIAAGALRRGYGQRSFDYDEAAASVSQRIGVTDQLSLGGHAELADSLALGGAGVTLGLWRAGTLEMAYQYSDSEFGTAAANSLGYQYRGRNVSLGARHERREAGFADLSDVLARQIPEQARTRTQVTASTSLGRWGSMAAGYFEVDDGVSTRLLNLSYQRPLWRNAHLSLSANREIGGAGGWGGLLQVTLALDHGRGVVSAGMDRDAEGNAAQQLQYSRAAPLEGGWGWNLGVRHREGQTVYRQADVRHRGERASWRLGLQGAGEDDTYFGGLSGSAVFMAGRSFLANEVNDSFVVVSTDGEAGVPVRYENQTVGHTDEDGYLLVPWGTAYYPGKYEIDPLALPVEVATPEVKRRVAVEPRSGYLLSFDLPRRTSASLRLVDADGKDLPLGAKVRSSSGERAVVGWDGMTYLETVSTGMRLRVTLPDGSECLAPLSLPDEVSGRLDLASVTCRMEEM; this comes from the coding sequence GTGTCGCCGCATGCCGTCGGCCAGGACTTGCCACCGCCACCGGTCGCCGATGCCGCCCAGGAACGCGAGGCTCTGTTGCATCTGGAACTGGTGCTCAATCAACGCCCGACCGGACGGGTGGTATCGGTGACGCGTCGCGGGGGGCATCTCCTGGTAACGCCGGAGGCGTTTGGTGCAATCAGGTTGCCCGAGCGCCTGGCATCGATGGAGCACCTGGACCTGACGTACCTTGAGGAGGTCGAAGCGCACTATGATGCGCCTCGCCAGCGTCTGGAAGTGACAGTGCCGACGGCATGGTTGCCCCGACAGCAGTTGGGCGGCCGACAGGCAGGAGCCTCCTCCGAGGCGTTGAGCAGCCCCGGTGCGCTGGTCAATTACGACCTGCATGTCAGCAAGGCGCGTCAGGGAACCACACGTGCTTCGCTATGGCATGAAGCGCGGCTGTTCGGTCTGGGAGGAAGCTGGCGCAGCAGTGGTGCCTGGCGCGAGGCCCTGGAGTCGATGCCTGACGGTTCAAGCGACGAATCGGCCTATGTGCGTTACGACACGACCTGGCGCCATGATGATCAGCAACGTCTGTTGAGCTACGAGGCGGGGGATGTCGTCACCCGTCCTTTGAGCTGGACGCGGGCGGTGCGGTTGGGCGGTGTGCAGGTGTCGCGCGATTTTGCGATTCGCCCGGATCTGATCACCTACCCGTTGCCGAGCTTCTCCGGCGATGCCGAGGTGCCCACCACCCTGGATCTGTTCGTCAACGGCAATCGGGTCGAGCGTCGGGATATCGAGCCGGGCCCCTTCACGCTGTCCGATGTCCCGAGTATCAGTGGGGCTGGCGAGGCAACGCTGGTCACCGAGGATATCCAGGGGCGCCGGGAAGTCAGGACCCTGCCTTTTTATGTGACCAACGAGCTGCTGCGGCCGGGGCTGGCGAGCTTCAGCATTGCTGCCGGCGCGTTGAGGCGAGGCTATGGGCAGCGCAGTTTTGATTACGATGAAGCGGCGGCCAGTGTCTCGCAGCGCATCGGGGTCACCGATCAACTGTCGCTTGGCGGACATGCCGAGTTGGCCGATTCCCTGGCGCTGGGAGGTGCGGGGGTGACCCTCGGTCTATGGCGTGCCGGCACTCTGGAGATGGCTTACCAATACAGCGATAGTGAATTCGGCACGGCGGCGGCTAACAGCCTGGGGTATCAGTATCGGGGCCGAAACGTCAGTCTGGGGGCGCGTCATGAGCGCCGGGAGGCGGGGTTCGCCGATTTGTCCGATGTCTTGGCGCGGCAGATCCCTGAACAGGCCCGCACGCGGACCCAAGTGACCGCCAGCACGTCGCTGGGGAGATGGGGCAGCATGGCCGCCGGATACTTCGAGGTCGACGACGGTGTGTCGACCCGGCTGCTGAATCTTTCCTATCAGCGTCCACTGTGGCGTAACGCGCATCTGTCGTTGAGTGCCAATCGCGAGATCGGCGGGGCCGGAGGCTGGGGCGGGTTACTGCAGGTCACACTTGCCCTCGACCATGGCCGTGGCGTTGTGAGCGCCGGCATGGACCGCGATGCCGAGGGCAATGCAGCACAGCAGCTGCAGTACTCGCGAGCTGCTCCTCTGGAAGGGGGCTGGGGCTGGAATCTGGGAGTACGCCACCGCGAGGGGCAGACAGTCTATCGTCAGGCGGATGTTCGCCACCGTGGGGAAAGAGCCTCCTGGCGGTTGGGCCTGCAAGGGGCCGGCGAGGACGATACCTATTTCGGTGGCCTGAGTGGGTCGGCTGTCTTCATGGCCGGGCGTAGCTTTCTGGCCAACGAGGTCAATGACAGTTTTGTGGTGGTGTCCACAGACGGCGAGGCCGGTGTGCCGGTGCGTTATGAAAACCAGACGGTCGGTCATACTGATGAAGATGGCTATCTGCTGGTGCCCTGGGGGACCGCCTATTATCCAGGCAAGTACGAAATCGACCCGCTTGCGCTGCCTGTCGAGGTGGCCACACCGGAAGTCAAGCGGCGTGTGGCCGTCGAGCCGCGCAGCGGTTACTTGCTATCGTTCGACCTGCCGCGTCGTACATCCGCCAGTCTTCGCCTGGTGGATGCCGATGGCAAGGATCTGCCGCTCGGTGCGAAGGTGCGCTCGTCGAGCGGCGAACGTGCCGTGGTCGGCTGGGATGGCATGACGTATCTCGAGACGGTGTCGACGGGAATGCGGCTGCGGGTGACGCTGCCGGATGGCAGCGAGTGCCTGGCACCTCTGTCCTTGCCCGATGAGGTGTCGGGGCGCCTGGATCTGGCATCCGTGACGTGCCGTATGGAGGAGATGTGA